GCCGCGCGATCTGCGCCGACCACCTGTCGACCGCGATGCGGACCGCGGTGCACATCGAGCCGTCGGGGTGCGGCCACAGCGCGACGTCGACGACGCGTCCCGACGCGGACGCGTGCACGGGCGACGACACGAAGCCGTCCGCCTCCGCCACGACGTCGCCGCGCTCGACGTGCGCCCCCTTGCGCACGATCACGCGCGCCGGCTTGCCGGCGTGCTGCCGGACGGGGAGCACGACCTCGTCGGGGTACGGCATGCGGCGGATCGGGAGCGCCGCCGTGAGCTCCTTCGACTCCGGCGGATGAACCCCGTGCGCGAACGCGTGCGCGCTCGCGCGGAACCGCGTCAGAAGGCCTGCGCGCGCTTCAGCCATTTGTCGAGATCCTTCTCCTTCGGATTGAGCGGCGTCCCCGGGTGGATCGCCGAGACCGGGCACTTCTCCGCCGCCATGACGAGCTGCGCGAACGTGCCGGCCGTCGCGTCCTTGACGTAGGCTTGCTTGTCGGCGTTGTAGGCGAAGAGCTTCTTGTTCAGGTTGATGCACTCGTTGCACGTCGTACAGCGATCGGACTCGATGTACGCATCGACGGCGAGCGCGTCGACGGCGGCGTTGCCCCGTGCTTCGGCGACGGCCATGGGAGATTCGGCGATCGGCTTCGCGACGATCGGTGGCTGGGACTCTTCGTTTTTCACCGCAGAGGACGCAGAGGACGCGGAGGACGACGCTGCTTTGGTGGTTTCCTCTGCGGCCCTCTGCGTCCTCTGCGGTTCGATGCTTTCGGCGGCACCGCCGTCAGGCACCCGAGCGAGCAGCTCGCGCACGGTCATCTCGCCGCGGCTGGAGCGCAGCAGCGTCTCCGCGAGCCGAGTCGCGATCGTCTGCGGGTAGCTCGCCTTCAGCTCGGCGATCTTCGCCTCGTACTCGCGCCGCGCCGCGTCGAGCCGCGCCTCGAGCGCCGCCTCGAGCGACTCGGCCACGCGCTCGCGCACCGTGTCGCTCACGCGGACGCCGGCCAGCTCGCGGAGCTGCGCCCAGAAGAGCTGGCGCTCCTCCGCCAGCCGCACCATCTCGTCCGACACGCTCCACCGCGCGAGCGTCCTCTCGCGCGTGAGCACGTACACGAACGGCCGCCGCCCGGCGCGCGCCTCCGCCGACGCGGCGAGGTACTCGTGGAACGGCATCGGCGCGTCGTCGTCCTGCGCGATCGGCGTGAAGTGCTTGCGGAAGCGTCCCTCCGTCGCCGCCCAGTCGGCCGTCGTCAGCGGGAGCTCCATCGAACGAGCGGCGCCGTCGGCGTCCACGTACTCCAGCGTGTACGTCGGCCACGCGTCGTCGAGCGACGGATTGCCGTCGAGCGAGAGGCACTGCGCGAAGCTCGGCCCCGCGTCCGGGTCGAACGTCACGAACGGGAAGGCGCGCGACTCGAGCGCGAGGCGCGCCGCGTGCTGCGCCGAGTCGTCGGCCAGCCCGTGCTCCACTGGGCACGGCGTGTAGATGTTGAACAGCGCCGGTCGGCGCTTCTGCAGCCCGCGCAGCACGCCGGCCATCAGGTGCGACGCCGACGCCTGTGACGACTGGTGCACGTACACGCCGCGGTGCGCGAGCGCGATGAGCGCGAGCTCCTTGCGCACTTCCGTCTTGCCGTGCGTCGCCGCGCCGTACCATGCCATGTCCGACACCTGGCCGGTGAAGCCGCTCGTGCACGCCTGGCCGCCGGTGTTGGAGTAGACCTGCGTGTCGAGCACGATGACGCGGATCGGCTTCGCGCTCGCGAGCAGGCGCGAGAGGTTCTGGAACCCGATGTCGAGCATCGCGCCGTCGCCGCCCATCGCCACGATCGGCGGGCAGAGCGCGAACTCGTCGTCGGTGAACGTCCGCCAGTCGAGGTCCGCGAGCTCCCGCTCGGTGGACTGCGCGTCGTACGTCCCGCCCAGCAGCGTCTCCGCGCGCCTCACCGCGGCGAAGCCGTCCGCCATCTTCCGCATGTGCCCCTCGAACACGCCGATGGCGAGCGACGGGCTGTCCTGGAAGAGGTGGTTCGCCCACGGGAACGGGTACGGGTTGAACGGGTACGTGCTCGCCCACACGCTCGAACAGCCGGTGCTGTTGGCCATCGCGAGGTGCGCGCGGCCGCGCGTGCTCGGGCCCTCGGCGTAGCGCCAGCGCAGGTCCTTCAGGTCGTGGATCGCCCGCGTCAGGCGCTCCATCTCGCCGCGCTTCTCGTCGTCGAGGTCGAGCGTGAGATGCCCCCCCACGCGCATGACCGCGTCGAGGTCGGCGTCGGCCGAGAGCAGCCCGCGCGCCTTCGCGTCGAGGCCGGCGATCAGCTCGCCGAGCCGCGCGATCTGCCGCTCCACGCGCGGCCGCATCATCGCCTCGATCGCCGAGACGACGAGGTGCACCGCGGTCTTCTCACCGCACCCCATGCATGCGCCGTCGCCGCCGGCCATCGAGCGGTAGCTCTCCTTCCGGAGCAGAAGCGTCGGCAGCACGCCGATCCCCTGATCGATGTCCGACACGTTCACGAACCGGCTCGGCGTGTCGGGAAGGCGCTGCCAGATCCGCCAGTTGTCGCGGAGCGTCGCGACCGTCGCGTCGTCCTGCCTCACGGTCACGAGCGCGCCGTCGGGGCACACGTCGACGCACAGGTTGCATCCCTTGCACGCCTCGGGGTTCACCGTCACCGAGAGCAGCCCGCCGCTCCCCTTCTGCCGGCGCTCCGCGCCGTCCCAGAACGTCTTCGTCTTCGCGAGCGGGAACTCGGCGATCGCGGCGCGCACGAGCGCCAGCTCCTCCTCGACGGTCGCGCGCTTCGCCGCGTCGGGCACGAGCTTCGGCAGCACGTTCGTCGCCGCGGCCGCGAGCGTGTCGGCGAAGCTCGTGAACGCCTCCGCGCCGACGAGGCGGCGCACCTCTCTGCCTAACGGCTTGAGGAGCGGCTTCACGCGGTCGATGGTGCCGCGCGTCGCGGCGTGGGCCGCGGCTGCCGCGAGCACCTCCTCGGGATCGCTCACGAGCCCCGGGATCGCCGCGTCGGGGCACTGCGTCCAGCACTGCGCGCAGCCGGTGCACTTCTCGGCGAGGAACCGCGGCACCTCGAGGCGCACGTCGGTCATGTCGCGCACGGCGCTCGTCGCCGCGGGGATCGCGCCGATCGCCGCGAACGGGTCGGCGATGCCGTCCTGCCCGAGCTTGCACGGCACGCACACCTGCTCCCAGAACCGCCCCGGATTCCCGACGCCCCACTCGGCGTCGGGCGCATCGAGCAGGGCGGGCATCGCGGGCACCGCGCCGGGCGCGGCGTCGTCGGCGAGCGCGACCGGCGTCACCTCGCGCACCTCCGTCGCGCCGCGGCGGATGACGCGCAGGTTGTCCTCGACCACGCGCTCGCCCTTCGCGCCGAACTTCTTCGCGAGCTGCTTGCGGATCCCCGCGAACAGCTTCTCGTCCGCGACGCCCTCGCGCGCGAGCAGCGGCGACGTCTCGAAGAACGCGCCCATGAACGCCGCGCCCTGCATGCGGTACCGCAGCTCCGCGTCGCTCGCCTCGCTCTGCGCGATCGCGAACGCGTCGAGCACGAAGACCCTGACCTTCCTCGCCACGATCTCGCGCCGCGCGCGCGCCGGCAGCGCCGCCCAGAAGTCCGCGGGCGCGAGGTCGCTCTGGATCACGAACACGCCCCCGTCGCGGATCCCGGCGAGCGGGTTGGAGTGGCGGAACACGTTCGGGTCGGGCGACAGCACGACGTCGACGTGCGTCAGCTCGCAGTTGAGCCGGATCGGCTCGTGCGCGAACGTCGCGTAGAACGTCGTCGGCTGCCCCTTCTTCTCCGAGCCGTACTTCGGGTTCGCCTTGATGTGCATGCCGAGCAGCTCGAAGACCGTCATCGCGACGTTCTTCCCCATCGTGATCGCGCCCCAGCCGCCCACCGAGTGGATGCGCAGGGAAACGGAGCCGTTAGGCATCAGATCGAGGTCGCCGGCGCTCGGCAGCGACAGGTCGGCCAGGTGCGGGTAGCTCTCGAGGAGCTGCTCCTGCCAGATCTGGAGCTTGGGCAGCCGCGTCTCGGGCCGCACGAAATCGACGCCGAGGTAGAACTGCCGTCGGTGCGCGCCGGCCGGCGTCATGTTCAGCACGGCCGCCGCGATGTCGCCCGGCTGCAGGTCGCGGCTGCCCAGCCCGAAGCAGCCGGCGTAGAACTCGGGCACCTCGTCGGCGTCGACCGCGGCGACGCGCGGGTGCGGCAGCACGGCGTTAGGCGCCGCCGCCAGGGCACGTCCGTTCTCGACCCCCTGCCCCATCGCCGCGCGGATCTCGCGCAGCAGCGGCGGGTCCACGGCGAGCGGCTGGTCGGTGCGCTCGAGCACCACGACGGCCTTCTTGCCGGCGAGCAGCCGCGTGACGAGATCCGCGGGGAACGGCCGGAACATCGTGAGATTCAGCACGCCGGCCTTCAGCCCGTGCGTCGCGCGCAGCCAGTCGGCGACCGCCTCGGCGTTCGACACGACGCTGCCCTGCCCCACGACGACGTACTCCGCGTCCGCGAGGCGGTAGCCGCTGCACCGCGCATGGCGGCGTCCGGTGAGGCGCGCGAACTCCTCCATCGCGCGGTCCGTCAGCTCGGCGACGTGGTCGAAGTAGAACGGCCGCTGCGCGGCGACGCCCTGCGCGAAGCTGTCCTGGTTCTGCACCACGCCGAGCATCGCCGGGTGGTCCACGGCGAACAGCTCGGGGATGCGCCGGCGCTTCGCGCCGAACACGAGCCGTTGGGCGGGCGTCGGCGCGTCGATCACGTCGGACGGATCACCGAGGAACTCGCGCACGAGGCCCGGCTCGGGCGCGCGCATCGTCTCGAGCACGTGGCTCGTAAGGAACCCGTCCTGCGCGACGATCCCCGGGTTCAGCGACAGCTCGGCGACCCGGTGCGCGATCAGGTTCAGGTCCGCCGCCTCCTGCACGTCCTTCGCGAAGAGCTGGAAGAACCCCGTGTCGTCGACCGCGTGGTAGTCGTCGTGCCCCGCGTGCACGTTGAGCGCGTGCTTCGTGATCGCGCGCGCGGCGATGTTCAGCACGTACGTGAGGCGCTTCCCGACCGCGGGATAGAGCGACTCGTGCATGTACACGACGCCCTGGCCGCTCGAGAAGTTCGCGGCGCGCAGGCCGGTCATGCTCATCCCGGCGGTGACCGCGGCGGCGGCGTGCTCGCCCTCAGGCTCGAAGAACAGCAGCTTGCGGCCGTTGACGTTGCGCTTCCCCTCGGCCACGGCGGCGGCCCACCCCTCGCCCATCTGCGTGGAGGGCGTGATGGGGTAGGCGCCGGCACCCTCGCTCGCCGCGGTCTCGACGAGCACGACGGCCGTGCTGCCGTCCATCGCGCTCGGCGTGCCCGGATAGCGAGGCGGGGCGGCCGGCACGTCAGGCTTCGGCGCTGCGGCTCTCGCCGCCTTCCCGAACGTGATCACTGGGCGGTCTCCGTGAGGGCGTCTCCACGCTCCGCGCTCCACGCTCCCCGCTCGCTTCGTTCTGCACCGATGCCGAGCGTGGAGCGTCGAGCGGGGAGCGTGGAGGGATTCTCGAACTGCGCGCGCGTCATCCACACGATGGCGCCGGTCGGGCAGCGCCCGACCGCGTCCGGCGCGGCGAGCGCGTTCAGCTCGTAGTTCAC
The window above is part of the Gemmatirosa kalamazoonensis genome. Proteins encoded here:
- a CDS encoding 2-oxoacid:acceptor oxidoreductase family protein, which codes for MITFGKAARAAAPKPDVPAAPPRYPGTPSAMDGSTAVVLVETAASEGAGAYPITPSTQMGEGWAAAVAEGKRNVNGRKLLFFEPEGEHAAAAVTAGMSMTGLRAANFSSGQGVVYMHESLYPAVGKRLTYVLNIAARAITKHALNVHAGHDDYHAVDDTGFFQLFAKDVQEAADLNLIAHRVAELSLNPGIVAQDGFLTSHVLETMRAPEPGLVREFLGDPSDVIDAPTPAQRLVFGAKRRRIPELFAVDHPAMLGVVQNQDSFAQGVAAQRPFYFDHVAELTDRAMEEFARLTGRRHARCSGYRLADAEYVVVGQGSVVSNAEAVADWLRATHGLKAGVLNLTMFRPFPADLVTRLLAGKKAVVVLERTDQPLAVDPPLLREIRAAMGQGVENGRALAAAPNAVLPHPRVAAVDADEVPEFYAGCFGLGSRDLQPGDIAAAVLNMTPAGAHRRQFYLGVDFVRPETRLPKLQIWQEQLLESYPHLADLSLPSAGDLDLMPNGSVSLRIHSVGGWGAITMGKNVAMTVFELLGMHIKANPKYGSEKKGQPTTFYATFAHEPIRLNCELTHVDVVLSPDPNVFRHSNPLAGIRDGGVFVIQSDLAPADFWAALPARARREIVARKVRVFVLDAFAIAQSEASDAELRYRMQGAAFMGAFFETSPLLAREGVADEKLFAGIRKQLAKKFGAKGERVVEDNLRVIRRGATEVREVTPVALADDAAPGAVPAMPALLDAPDAEWGVGNPGRFWEQVCVPCKLGQDGIADPFAAIGAIPAATSAVRDMTDVRLEVPRFLAEKCTGCAQCWTQCPDAAIPGLVSDPEEVLAAAAAHAATRGTIDRVKPLLKPLGREVRRLVGAEAFTSFADTLAAAATNVLPKLVPDAAKRATVEEELALVRAAIAEFPLAKTKTFWDGAERRQKGSGGLLSVTVNPEACKGCNLCVDVCPDGALVTVRQDDATVATLRDNWRIWQRLPDTPSRFVNVSDIDQGIGVLPTLLLRKESYRSMAGGDGACMGCGEKTAVHLVVSAIEAMMRPRVERQIARLGELIAGLDAKARGLLSADADLDAVMRVGGHLTLDLDDEKRGEMERLTRAIHDLKDLRWRYAEGPSTRGRAHLAMANSTGCSSVWASTYPFNPYPFPWANHLFQDSPSLAIGVFEGHMRKMADGFAAVRRAETLLGGTYDAQSTERELADLDWRTFTDDEFALCPPIVAMGGDGAMLDIGFQNLSRLLASAKPIRVIVLDTQVYSNTGGQACTSGFTGQVSDMAWYGAATHGKTEVRKELALIALAHRGVYVHQSSQASASHLMAGVLRGLQKRRPALFNIYTPCPVEHGLADDSAQHAARLALESRAFPFVTFDPDAGPSFAQCLSLDGNPSLDDAWPTYTLEYVDADGAARSMELPLTTADWAATEGRFRKHFTPIAQDDDAPMPFHEYLAASAEARAGRRPFVYVLTRERTLARWSVSDEMVRLAEERQLFWAQLRELAGVRVSDTVRERVAESLEAALEARLDAARREYEAKIAELKASYPQTIATRLAETLLRSSRGEMTVRELLARVPDGGAAESIEPQRTQRAAEETTKAASSSASSASSAVKNEESQPPIVAKPIAESPMAVAEARGNAAVDALAVDAYIESDRCTTCNECINLNKKLFAYNADKQAYVKDATAGTFAQLVMAAEKCPVSAIHPGTPLNPKEKDLDKWLKRAQAF